GGCAAAGTGGTATTGGTAGACTTCTGGGCTAGCTGGTGCGGTCCTTGCCGTCGCGAAATGCCTAACCTGGTAGAAGCTTACGCTAAATACAAAGGCAAAAACTTTGAAATTGTAGGTGTATCTCTCGATCAGGACGGCGCTGCATGGAAAGAATCTATCAAGAAACTGAACATGACTTGGCCACAAATGTCCGACCTGAAATTCTGGCAAAGTGAAGGTGCACAACTTTACGCTATAAACAGCATCCCTCACACAGTGTTGATCGACGATGACGGTACGATTATCGCTCGCGGCCTGCACGGAGAAGAGCTTCAAGCTAAAATAGCAGAAGCTGTAAAATAAAAGAAGCAAAGGCTGTTTCGTCCTGGAGACAGTCTCTTGATTATAAAAATTCAGCCCCTGCATTCTTTAAGATTGCAGGGGCTGAATTTTATCTATGAAAGCAACAGGGAGATTTACTCTCCCCTACTTTATTGCTCAATTAATCAGACAAACCAACGTACGTAGCAGAAGTCCTGACGATGCGGAAGGTCCGAGTTCTTCGGGAACATACGGTAAGACACCTTGAAGCTACCGGCATTCGACAAGCTATGTTTAACCTGGAATGTGTACAAATCGCCTTCTTTCTTGATTACGCTGAACGGCTCTACTGAGTAAACATGTTGTTTACCATCGGCAGTCGTATATGTCGTTACCAGTTCGAGTCCTACTGCATCATTCAAACCTTTCTCATCGATTACGTAAGTGATAGTATATTCTTTTCCGCTTTCGATGTCTCCCAGTGCCATTTCTTCCACCTTGTCGCAAGATACGATTTCGATAGAATCCCATTTAGCAACCACTTCTTCTTTCCAAGCTGCTATTTCTTTTGCTTTCGCATTATTATCAGCAGACAAAGACGCGAAGCGTTTTGCCTGTTTGCAATAGAATTTGCTAAAGTAGTCATCCAACTGACGTTTCATTGTATAGTGAGGAGCAATCTGCGCGATAGAATTCTTCACAACCTTGATCCAGCCTTCAGAATATCCCTTCTTGTTGCGGGCATAGTACAACGGCAGGATTTCAGTTTCAAGAATACTGTAAATAGTAGCAGCATCCAATTGATCCTGGTGTTCCTGATTCTGGTAAGTACGTTTTTCAGTCAACGCCCAACCTGCACCTTCGCGGTAACCTTCCAGCCACCATCCGTCCAGTACGGAGAAGTTGACAACACCGTTCATCAATGCCTTTTCGCCTGATGTACCGGATGCTTCCAACGGACGGGTCGGAGTATTCAACCAAATATCAACACCGGAAACCAGGCGACGAGCCAACTGCATATCGTAGTTTTCGAGGAAGATAATCTTGCCCAGGAATTCAGGACGACGGGAAATCTCGATAATACGCTTAATCAAGCCCTGTCCTGCTCCATCGTGCGGGTGAGCCTTACCTGTAAACAGGAACTGTACCGGATAGTCAGGATTATTCACAATCTTGGAAAGACGCTCCAGGTCAGTAAACAGCAGGTGTGCACGTTTGTAAGTAGCAAAACGGCGACCGAAGCCAATCAGCAATGCATTCGGATTGATTTTATCCATCAGCGAAACGATGCGTGAAGGATCTCCCTGGTTCTTCAACCAAGTATCGCGGAATGACTTGCGGATATAGTCAACCAACTTATTCTTCATCGTCATACGAGTCTTCCAAATCTCTTCATCGGGCACATTATAGATAGCTTCCCAAATCTTAGGATTAGACTGGTCGAACCAGAAGTTTTCGTTGAAATATTTAAAGTACAGTTCTTTCCATTCCGTAGCGCTCCAAGTCGGGAAGTGAACACCGTTCGTCACATATCCTACGTGGCTTTCTTCGGGGAAATAACCTTTCCAGATAGAAGAGAACATTTCCTGGGATACTTTTCCGTGCAGCCAACTTACACCGTTCACTTCCTGAGAAGTGTTGCAAGCAAAGACTGACATACAGAAACGTTCGCCCTTGTCACCCGGATTGTTACGTCCGAGATCCATCAAGTCGTCCCAAGTGATACCCATTCTGACAGGATAACCACCCATATATTTACCAAACAAGCCTTCGTCGAAATAGTCGTGACCTGCGGGAACCGGCGTATGAACCGTATAAAGAGAAGAAGCGCGAACCAACTCGATAGCCTGATCGAAAGTCAATCCGGTAGCTACGTAATCACAGATACGCTGAACATTAATCAATGCGGCATGTCCTTCATTACAGTGATAAATATCTTTCTTGATACCCAATGCTTTCAGTGTCAGGATACCACCGATACCCAACAGGATTTCCTGCTTCAAACGGTTTTCCCAGTCGCCACCATAAAGCTGGTGAGTGATAGGACGGTCAAATTCACTGTTCAATTCATTGTCCGTATCCAACAGATATAAAGAGATACGTCCTACATTAACACGCCATACGTTAGCATGAACATAATAATCCAGGTAAGGAACATCTACTACCAACGGCTTGCCGTCCGCATCCATTACACGGTCGATAGGAAGCTGACCGAAGTTTTGCGCTTCGTAGTTAGCGATCTGCTGTCCGTCCATGGACAATGTTTGGGTAAAGTAACCGTAACGATACAAGAAACCTACGGCACACAAATCAACATTGCTGTCGGAAGCTTCTTTCAAGTAGTCGCCAGCCAACACACCCAGACCACCGGAATATATTTTCAGGACGCTGCTCAAACCATATTCCATGCTGAAATAGGCAACAGACGGACGCTGTTCATCCGGCTTTACATCCACATAATCTCTGAATTTCGTATAAACCTCATTCATTCTTCTCAGAATCACCTTGTCTTTTGCCAGAGCTTCCAGCTTTTCATAGCTCATACGTTCCAACAACAATACAGGGTTCTGTCCACATTCTTTCCAAAGTTCCGGATCTAGATCTCTAAATAGTTCAGTCGCTTCAAAATTCCATGCCCACCAAATGTTGCGTGCGATTTCAGACAACTTC
The DNA window shown above is from Bacteroides faecium and carries:
- a CDS encoding glycosyltransferase family 1 protein, giving the protein MKIKVSNVNTPNWKEVTVKSRIPVELEKLSEIARNIWWAWNFEATELFRDLDPELWKECGQNPVLLLERMSYEKLEALAKDKVILRRMNEVYTKFRDYVDVKPDEQRPSVAYFSMEYGLSSVLKIYSGGLGVLAGDYLKEASDSNVDLCAVGFLYRYGYFTQTLSMDGQQIANYEAQNFGQLPIDRVMDADGKPLVVDVPYLDYYVHANVWRVNVGRISLYLLDTDNELNSEFDRPITHQLYGGDWENRLKQEILLGIGGILTLKALGIKKDIYHCNEGHAALINVQRICDYVATGLTFDQAIELVRASSLYTVHTPVPAGHDYFDEGLFGKYMGGYPVRMGITWDDLMDLGRNNPGDKGERFCMSVFACNTSQEVNGVSWLHGKVSQEMFSSIWKGYFPEESHVGYVTNGVHFPTWSATEWKELYFKYFNENFWFDQSNPKIWEAIYNVPDEEIWKTRMTMKNKLVDYIRKSFRDTWLKNQGDPSRIVSLMDKINPNALLIGFGRRFATYKRAHLLFTDLERLSKIVNNPDYPVQFLFTGKAHPHDGAGQGLIKRIIEISRRPEFLGKIIFLENYDMQLARRLVSGVDIWLNTPTRPLEASGTSGEKALMNGVVNFSVLDGWWLEGYREGAGWALTEKRTYQNQEHQDQLDAATIYSILETEILPLYYARNKKGYSEGWIKVVKNSIAQIAPHYTMKRQLDDYFSKFYCKQAKRFASLSADNNAKAKEIAAWKEEVVAKWDSIEIVSCDKVEEMALGDIESGKEYTITYVIDEKGLNDAVGLELVTTYTTADGKQHVYSVEPFSVIKKEGDLYTFQVKHSLSNAGSFKVSYRMFPKNSDLPHRQDFCYVRWFV